The window CCTATTATTCAGCTTCATGCAGATAAAAAGATTATGCAGTGTACCCTTACTTTCATTTTTCGCTTGTGCGGAATTGGCAATCTCATGATAATGCCAACTTTATCTCTAAGGTGCAATGGTGTGTTATAGTGATATACTATACAACCATTTTTAGCTCGTGCGGAATTGACAATCTCATGAACTAGCTCATGATAATGCCAACCTTTTCTCTAAGGTCACCCGATGGTGTGTTATAGTGATATACTGTACAGCCTTCTGGGTTCAAAAAGACTAATATAACAACCGTAACATCAAAGCACACGAGGAATAAATAAGATCCAAAAGCTTAGGCAACTTAAAATATCATGATGTTTTGATGAAATACTAATATCACCTGCAATAAGATGCGCACAAGCTCTGTACACCCAAAACGAGAGGCTTCAAGGAAACATTGATTAACATTGTCTGCACCCCCTTCTACCAGCATACCCAGAAGACCTTGAATTGCAGTTGCTGATATCCCAGATGCCCAGCCAAGGTAGAATGAAGTAGAGAAGAGAATCAAAGTAAAGCTGGAAACCATCAAAAAATGAAACTGATCAGCAAGCTTACAAATGCATTGATCATTATCACTTAGCAAGATTATAGAGATGTAAGCAAGAATTACAAATGCAAATTACTTAAAGCATTAAGAAACTCACAAGCCCATGATAAGTCTTCAAGCCTCGGTCTTCCACTCTACAATTTCAATCAATCAATATCTTGATCAGAATCTAACCGATCACAACTCCAAAATACCTCCAAAAATCTTACATAAATGAATGGAAGACCGATCGACCAATAAAATTCAAAAAGCTAATTCCAGATCTAACTCCAAGCACCGCACACATAGCAGAATCATCACAAAATCTTCCAGATCAAACACATATACTTCAATCGCTCTCAAATTCAAACTAGAAACTTCAATCTCTAGCAGAATTACACAACAGAAAAGATGCTTAAACATAAAAGAAGCTATTAGATCCTCTCCGATTACCTTGAAAAGAAGAAGACGATCGAAGACTTGGACGGCGATGAAGAAGAAGGACCAAGCCGGAGATGGAGAGGGAGAGAGAGATGCGGCGGCTGAGCGCAGCGGAGAGGAGGTCTGTTCACGATCCATGTCGACGATCGTCGGCGATAGGAGAGAGAGTGTGTGTGTGAGAGAGAGATGACGAAACTGAGATCGATCAAAAAAGGTTAAATGAGATAGGAGGGTAGAATGGTCATGTAAAAAGAGTGAAAATAAACTTTTTTATCAGGTGATCATCTTATCATGTAACATGTTTTAATGGTGACATTTTTATCATATGGAACATTTAAAGACTATTTTATCATTTGTACCTTTAAATTGTAGTTTTATGTTAATTACCCTTTAAAATAAACTATTTGAAAAGTGTCTGAAATTGTAACTGGGAATTACAAAACTCGAGCACTACCAACTTATTTCCTTTATTATGATGGATTAGTATCACCTAGGTATATATGTGTTTAGGGCTGGGCATAAGGCCCGAAATAGGGAAAAAAAAAAACTGGGTTTGAGCCAAGCTTTTTCTGGTCCTAATTTCTTTTTTGGCTGGTCCGGTCCGGTCTCGGGCTGTGAAACTCAGAAATTTGTAAGGCCCGAAAGCCCGACATACTTGTATAGCATATAACTATTGGTGGTTATCTGGGTTCTATAGTATTAGTATAAGATCACCGCACATGATTTTTAGTCAAAATCAACTATTACAAAATATATCCAATACAGGTGTCAATGTCATCATCCCTCATCAACTCATCTATCTCATCTATCTCATCTTTATCAAAAACCAAAACTGGTCTGTCTCATAAAAAAAATTAAAAACAAAAAAAACCCATCTATCTCATCCTTAAGTGTGAGGGATGTCAATGTATATGTTACCCTTCATCTTATGCCACTGATGGTATCTCGAGTTTCAACTAGGTATGAGTTTCTCTTGACGAACCCTGATTCTGTGTGTGTGAGTTTCTCTCACAAATCACGACACCTTCCCAATACTCTTTTTCTCTCCATTCTATAATTCTATTCAATCTCAATTTGAATTTCCTTGATTCTCTCTCAATTTCAATTCAATCAGTCTCAGCCCAAGATTTTACCCAGTCAAACAATTCAAAAAAGCTCTAGATTTCTAGATCTCTAACAATCGTTTCGGGCAGCTCTATGTGATTTTCAAATTCTTAATGCATGAGGGTTTTGGTTTTGATTGGACGAGTGGTTGTATCTTGGCATCCGATTTTGATAATTTTGATAGAGATAGATAGGTGGCTGATTGATTGGGAGTAAAGGGATCAGGGATTGGATGAAGAGGGATAGGGAGTTAGCGCAGGTGGGAGAACATTTGGAGAGCCAGGACTTGCTGCAGATCGAATCGGCGGCGAACTAGAAAAAAGCCCGAAAACCTGCGAGATCGGCCCGAGTTTTTGCTAGTCTTGAAAATTTCTATGTCAGAGACCGGCCCGACTAAATAGTTGCTGGTCCAGGGCCGGGCTTTGGAAATTGGATGCCGGTTTGGGACCGTGCCCAACATTGTGTTGCAATGTTGCATCAATTGTAAAATGCACAACACCAAGTTACCGACACAATATTACACCTATATATATATGTGTTGCAATATTACGAGCCCTACCAACTTTTTGAGGGTAAAGGAGAAAGTTCCATTGATCAAAGATCATAACGACTAAAACAGTTAAGCATGAATAGTCCGAAGACCATACAAGCAGCTTACCAACTACAAATTGAAATGACAACCTCAAAACTATTGCCCAAAAAGGTGAACATTAACAGACTAGAAAAACAAATAAAATAACCTCTAACCCTATACAACCTTGAAGCAAAGCCACCATCTTAGTGAGTATGACACCTAAGACCTAACGGTGTATGTTTCCACTCAACAAAAAAGTTAATCAACTCCGCTCCATCAACAATAAAGGGTAGAGATTGTCACTCCGCCAAGAACCCAGCCCAGGCCAACCCAAAAAGGAGAGGAAGGCCCAAAACACCAACCCACCAAGGCCACAATCATAAGCCCAGAAGGCACATAATCCTGGACTCCCGACCCAAAATCTTCCATCCTCTCACCCCGTCCAAGGTAGTCCAACGCTGAGCCGCCATCGGAGCCCTTCTATCAGCATTCCAACGGCCGCCCTCTTGCCTCAGCCATGAAAGGGTGCTAGCTAGCCGAACAGCCGCTTCACCTCCAAACAAGCAGAGCCTAGAACACCACCGCACCAACCTGCAACTCAGGTCTACCAAAAATCCTCCACTTCCAAGGCCAGACCCAACCAACTCTCAACAAAACCGATCTAAAACTGCCGACAATCACCCACGGTGCCTTGTACAGTCAAAAGCCAAACCGATCTGAATGATTCGAATCACCACCAACCACACGCCAACATCGCACAGCCGTCGTCAACCTCAAAACTGTGATCTGGGATTCCCACCGCGTCGTCGAAGCCATTGAAGATCCACCCCGGTCGCCGCTGCGATCAGGCCCTCTCACCCCAACGCCGCCGCCGAAACCCTAAAGTTTCTCTGCTCCAAAAGGGTTGGGTGCCAGAGAACTACTTATCACGACAAATGACTTTTTATGACCCCCTAACTCTACGAGCCTTACCAACTTATTTCCTATTACAAGCTTTTTAATATGTCAAAGTTTCTTTTGTTAATGGTCTATCAAATGTACCAAAAAACTAACATGTACTACGTTATCACAAATGATAGCCTTTTAACTGTAGGGTTGTGTATATATCAATTCGCTGAAATTGGAATAGATGAGAAAATTACAGAGCGATAGAACATGATATACTATATATAATCCCACTTGAAATTAATCTAAGAACTAATTTCAGTTTATCTCCATCAACTTTAGGTTGATTATCATGTTAATCCTTCTTCTTTCAATTTCTTCAAAAACACCCGTCGACTCCCATTTTTCATCAGCCGTGTCCAAATTAACCTCCGTTCACCATCCAATTCCTTCGTCAAGTGACAACGTGGCATCAAGAAGAAAGTCAAATTCCGAAGATAACATTTCTGATCATTTTTCTCCATATCGATACACATCTCCGTTCTCATCACAACTCTCTAACCTTAGTGATTTTGGTGGAATTGAATGCAATTTTTCTATTTTACCTTTTTTCTATTGGCCTAACGACTTCAAATTTGGTTTTCTTCTTAATGCCACGTCATCACATGATGAGGAATTGGATAGAAAATGAGAGTTTGGACACGGTTGATAAAAATTGGAAGTCGAGGGGGTGTTTTTGATGAAATTGAAAGAAAATGTACTAACATGATGATCGACCTAAAGTTGACGGGGTGAAATTAGTCCTTAATCTAATCTATCGTCCATCTCTCCATTATATATCATCCCACTTGAAATTATTCTAATCTATCATCCATCTCTCCATGTAATTTGAATTAAACCTCGGATATCATCGATCATTCAATAACAGCTAAATAATGGACTACGTACCTTCCTAGTTTCCTATCGATGCTACAACTACAATATATAGAAAGGTAAACTCATAAGTTCTAATCGATACATAACATAATGGTATTAGATGAAACTTTCTGTCAAAGATAATTTGATTAGTGGGATTAATCCACAACCCTCCTTACATGTATTAGATGATTGTTTACGAGGCTTTGATCATTAAGTACATGAACACACCCTACTTCAGCATAAGAGCTAGTTGCACTAGTGTCCTCCAACGATTCAAGGGACTCCTTTGCCACCACTTGTTATCTGTTAGTGAAGGAATCGTACTTTGGAGCTAATGTTTTTGATGGGACTAAGTTTGTATTCATGTTGTGTGAATTGTTGGTTGATTTTGATATGTCGTGTTGTTAAATGTTGAGATGGCGTTGATCTGGAGGCAATCCGAGTTCCAATGAAATTCGGGCAAGTCACCAGAATCCTTTGTCATTTCTTTTTGTCTTTGTCAGTAAATGCATGGTGATGTTACAATAGATTTATGTTTTGTGGATGAGATATTTATGTTTTTTATTGTTCTGCTACTGTTGAGGAAAGGTGCTACAAAGAGCTATAACTTGAGCATGTCAAATGCATCAATATTTTTTCGAAGTGATATACTGTTGAGATATAAATCTCACATCGGGAAAATAAGACCTTGCATGTGGTTTATAAAGGTTTGAGCCACTCCACCAATTACCAATTGGTTTTGGATGTGAACTTCAGACTACTTTATCATGGTATCAGAGCGGGTTACCCACGTCCAAGTGTGAATGCGTAACAGCCACACAAACTCCACGTCACCCCAAATGTTGTTTCACGTGTTAGGCTTGAAAATTCGTCACACGTGCGGGGGCGTGTTGAGATATAAATCTCACATCGGAAAATGAGACCTTGTTTGTGGTTTATAAGGATTTAGGCCACTCTATCCAATTGGTTTTAAATATGAACCTCATACTATTTTATCATGTATAAATAATACAATGAACCTCTTTGTTTACATCTAAAAAAAAAAAACTCTTTGTTCTCAAAGTGATATACAACTCGAGTTACTTGTATATATTAGAGTTCAATAGTTGTGCTTCTTGTTGAATAAAGCTATGTTCAATACTAATTTTTCTCATGCTAACAGATAATGTTTAGTCCAATTTTGTTCTTACAAGAGAGAGAGAGAGAAGAGAGTGAACTCTATTAGAGGAGATATAACCAGAAACGAGGAGGCTCGAGACAAGTAGGTAATATTGAGAAAGAGCAAACCCCCTAAGCGAAATAGCTGAATGAATAGATGGCTTCTTGCTTACATGATCAATCAAAAACCCTCTCCACATGCAGCCCCCGAAAAATCAATATCCATTAATAAAGATGGATGATGATGGCTGGGAGAAGTCGGTGGATGTGTTGAAGAAAGATGATTATACACGCCCTACTCTTTGGTCAACCTATGATGCTTCTGAAGATCTACTCTTGGTATCTCTTGCAGAAAGCATCACAGTGCCAAAGTTTAAGCTGTCATATATTTACGACACCAACCATAGACGAGCCCTTTCTTGGACGTCATGGTGGAAAACTCAGCACATTCTATTGGGATACTAAGGAAGATGGTCTGTTGTTGGATATTGTTCAAACTAGCGGCCTATGGTTTACGCCCAACATAACCAAATAACTATCACACCCGATTATCAGTCTCTTTTGAATTGAAGCAGATTTTAGCTTTAGGGCAAGTCCAACCGTGGTTCTAAAACTCAGTCTTAGTCTCATATTGAGACTTTTCATCTCCAACAGGTAAAAAAGGGTGGTGTTGGTTCTAGAATTTTGAGACCAAGTCCTATTCTCAGTCTCAAATCTGAGACAATTCCAAGACCAGGACTCGGGGCCACATTCAATTGTGCTAGGCCAGTGCTGCCAAACGCGCGACGTGCTCGGATTGAAGCGGAAGGAAACGCGCTCGAATTGCTTCGGTGGTGAGTTGCACATGCGCTCCAACGCGTGTTTACCGCAGCAAGTCACGTGGGCTACTGCATTTGACCGTTGGGTGTAGTCAACAATTGCGTCTCAGTTTGAAATGGGAGGTTTGATAATTTTGGCTCCAACGGTAACAAATAAATATACGGCCCATAATTATTCCATAGTAATTAAACATGTTTTGACCACACAAAAAAAAAAAAAAAAAAAGGAAATATCAGAAAAAGTTATAGATCCGTTGCAACAATTTATGGTTTAAAGTCTATAAATAGAAACCCAAACTCTCACAACTTTCTCACACCAAAATCATCTTCCCCCTGCAAATTTTTCCTATATTCAATACTTCTTGTTCTTCAATGTTTTTTCCAAGAGAAAAAATGGGCAAAAGAAAGGATTCATGGAGGCACGATGAAAAAGATATTCTTTGCCAAGCTTGGATCACCATTACCACCGACGGTGCCATCAGAACAAATCAATCGGCGGATATAATGTGGGAGCATATATCGGCCGAGTATAATGCACAAAAACCGGCAAATCGCATAGAGAGATTACCGGATAGTTATAAGGCTCGTTGGAAGGTATTTAGTCCGCTATGTACGAAGTGGCGCGAATCACTTACCCAAGCCGAAGCAGACCACCGAAGCGGCGAAAATAAGGAAGACGATGTAAGTATATTATTTATATGTTAAGTGATGTTTTATTTATTCTTTGTCATTTAATTAATAAAAAATTATGTTTTTAGTCCACATATATGCACTTAATATTTATTCTTTGCTAAAACAATATATTTTTGTGTAAGTAATATATAAATTACTTAATTTGTTGTGTAGCTCATGAGTACTAATAAATATTACTTAATTTTGTGTCTAGCTCATGAGAGCTAGGTCGATTTACTACGACAAAGTTGGCACGGATTTTGTCTTTGATCATTGTTGTCGATACTTGAAAAATACTATCAAGTTTGGGGAAACGCCTTTCACTGACGCCTTAAACTCGCGTATTCCTACTCCTATCAACTTGGAAGAAGATGAAGCACACAATAATGAAGCGGAGCCAACTACAACAAGACAAACACGACCTCAAGGACAAAAAGTTCAAAAGCTAGCAAAGAAAAGAGGAAAACAACAAGATGCGGATGGCTTACGCATTCAAATGCAAAAGGCTCAAGAACAAAGTGAGCGAGAATATCTACAAAGACAACAACAATTTGAGCAAGTTAAACAACTCGAGCAACGCGTTTCGGATGATCATATTATGATGGTTGATCTATCAACGTTAGATACCCCAAGAAAGAGGGGTTATTGGGAAAGGAGACAACAAAAGATAATTAATAGGGAGGAAAGAACCTCAAGCATCCCGATGAACCCTCAAGATCAAGCCCCCACCGAAGATCAACCACCAACCCAAGGAGACAACCGTAACTTGGCCAATTATGTTCCGGTTCATGAGACACAATGGATCAACTAGAATCATCAATTAGGAAGTATCCATTTAATTTACCTAAATAAATGTTGTTGTTTGTTTCTAGATGTAATGTTTTCTTTAAGTTATGAATAAAAAGTTATTATTTTTTATAGTGCATGATAACCATTCATAAAAAGCAATCACTCGACATAAAAACCTTTAACTTTTATTGAATAGCAAAAGCAAATGCATACTACACAACACAAGAATATAAAAACAAAAGCACACTGCACAAACAAAGGACATGAGAAACCGGCAACTTATTGAAAGCAATAAATTTAAAGCTCATTATTGGTCATTCTCATTAGCTTGCAGCTTCATGCTCCACAAGTGATCAACTAGATCTTCCTAGAGGTTTTTATTCATCACTGGACATCTTAATTGTCACATCCCGACCTTTATATTTTACCTTATTTACTAGCTTAGTTATAATAAGAATTTTACCGTCTTTATCATTGAGTTAATAGTTTAATTGGTCCCTAGAGGGGTTTCGGGAATGATTATGTGCGGAGGATTATTCGTAGGAGAAAAATATGACAACGGTAAAAATGGTAAATTTTAGCTAGTAAAGGGTAATTTTTATTCGGGTATTATTTTTTTCGGGGTGTTTTATTTTGTGGGAGTTGGGTATAATGGTGGAGTTGGACCGGTTGGAGAGGTCCAACCCATTTCCTTCTCTTTCTCTTCTTCTCTCTTTTCTCTTCCTTCTCCTTCCCGTGCTCTCTCCCCCTTCGCCGGAAACTTTTAGCTACCAGCTGCCGCCGTCCGGCCAGCCACCTCTCCACCCCAGTTCGGACCCCCATCTCCTCCTCTCCCTCCCCGGCCTAGCCCCCGAGCCGTTAGCCCGCCGGAAGAAGAGAAAACTCGCCGGAGACGCCGGGAAGCTTTTCGCCGGAACTCCCTCCTCCGGCCACCGATCCGGGCAAGCTTGGTACGGTTTTGTAGGTCTTCAACCCAGCTGTCTTGCCCTAAAAGGACTCACTCCGGTTTGCTTCAGGTAAGGAGAAATTTGAGGTGGAAGCTCTAGGGCGTTTTTAATGTTTTTGTTCGATTGGCATAGCTAGGCTTGGATTTTGGGTTTGTGCTAGTTAGGAAAATTGTAGAGCATGATGAGAGGATTATGCTGTCAAAATTTCATAGGAATTGGAGGTCGCCGGAATCGGCCTCCGGCCACCGCTACCGGCGGAGCCGGCGCCGGCGCCGGAGCTGTTTGGGAGATTTTTATGTTTTTAAATTTGGAATATTAAGGGGAGTTTATTGAAGTGAATTATGGAATTTTTGGATGAGTTTTGGATAGGTTTGTGAATTTCTGAAGTTTGGTATTTTTGGCGGTTAATTAATGTAGAATCCGGCCGTAAGATTTAAGTCGTATTCTGTGAGAAGATGTTTTTACGGCTGCCGGTTTGTTCGGTGAAGTTTGAGCCGTATTGAGTTAAGAATTGCGAATTTGGGCAATGATGAGTGTGTGAGAGGCCCACGTTTAATTTTGCCCATTTTGTTTAATTATTGGATTTTTAGTGGGAAATTAATTATATATTTAGAACAGGACGAGAGGAGGCCCGAGCAGAGGAAGCCTCGGAGCGTCATCAGGCTTAGGCCTAATTTGTGAGTAGACTTTTATTTTAAATAATGTGCATGCGGAATAATTTTTGTTGTTAGAGAATAACCGAAATTGAGAATTTCGGTGAGTATGTATATATATCCATATTTGGATGATTATGAGAATAATATGTATGTGAAGAAATGCTAGCTAGCTATACGTGCTTTTCCACCATATTGAGGTAAAATGCCATTATGGTGCGACGTGAGCGTTAGACGCAATCGTCGTAGCCCTATATAAATATAATAATTTATATAGGGGATATGCGCGTATATATTTATACACCGTCTTTTCCACCATAATGAGGAAAAATGTCATTATGGTGCGACGTGAGCGTTAGACGCAAGCGTCGTAGCCTTGTGTGAATTTTCTATTTGTCTTTGTTGTTTCAAGAAAATTCATACAAGGGATATGACGAGTGTAATACATACATATTTTATTTTAGCCTGAGAGGCTCTTATTTATTCATTTTGAAATGTTGGTGACTAGCGCGGCTAGTCAGGTGTTGGTAAATTTTAAAAATCTGTTGAGTTGGTTGCATGCCATTAATTGTTTTTCCAGTAAAGTTTAAATTGGGAAAGCATAAAGAAATATTTTTTTTATTAATTTATTTTTGTCCACTTACTCTAATTGTTCCACATGTTTTCCCCTGGGCTCTTCGTTTTAAAATGCCCAGTCTGCAGAGTTCGGGTTGGACCTAGTAGGAGACGAGGCATAGTCACCCGCTTTTCCGCCAGTTTTCATCAGTAGGTTACTTGCTTAACCTACTAGTGTTTTCTTGCTTCCGCTAGTGTCTAGTAGCTCTGAATACTTTGGGATTATTGTATATTATTTCGGTAGTGTGCTCGGTCGGTTGACTTCATGTTTAGAATTTCTGAAGGATAAGATTTGCTGTTTTTAGCTGGATAATTATGTGACGTTTGGACGTGCTGTAATAAGAGTGTAATTTTGAATTTTTCGAGTTAGGGTTGTCCATTTTCAAGGGAGGTTTTATCAATTTTTTACGGTAAATTTTCCTTGAAGGTGGTCCCCGCATGACTTACTCTGGGTTTCAGGGTGAAATTCAGTGTGGGTCGTGTCATTACCTCCCTATAGCGACACATGAATTGATTTAGCCGGTTCAGATTGCGATGAACAGAGGTGTCTTGATCAGGGATTCTGTCATATATATATGTGCCTTTTTTGGTATGGTGGGAATGTTATTCGGATCAAATGGCTCAACTACATATTCATCATGCTCATCTTCAACAATCATATTATGCAAGATAATGCACGTCATCAGGATGAACTGAAGATTCTCCTTACTCCATCCACGAGCTGGCCCTCTTATGATTGCCCAATGAGCTTGAAGAATATCAAAAGCTCTCTCCACATCTTTTTTGTATGCTTCTTGCATCCTTGTGAAATGTTTTGTCTGCGACGTCCTTGGGTTTTTGATTGCTTGAACAAATGCGGCCCATTTTAGGTAAATGCCATCAACAAGGTAATAACATTACCCATAATGCCTATTTTGCACTTCATAGCTCACCTAAGGAGTTTCACCACGAGACACATCATTAAACCAAGGTGACTGTCCAATGACATTAATATCGTTTAGGGAACCTAGAAGGACAAAGAAGACGTGCCAAATCCAAGTATCATAGGATGTCACTACCTCCAAGATGATTGTTGGTTTCCCGTTATAGCCAGTATACTGCCTTCCCCATCCGGTGAGACAATTTTTCCACTGTCAGTGCATACAATTGAGGCTCCCGATCATTCTCGGAAATCCTCTTTCTGCTGTCTTGTCGAGAAGCCGTCGCAGATCTGCCGGTGTTGGTCGGCAGAGGTAATGCTATTGGTACACATTCCATATTGCTCTGGTGAAGTGTTCTAAAATCTCGATGGCAGTGGATTTTGCAATATCCATATAATCATTAAAGAAGTCGGTTGTGACCCCATATGCAAGTTGTCTCATGGGCCATGGCACATGTAAACTTTTGTTTAGTAGATAAGCCGACTCTCCCAGTCGCATCTCTTCTTTGAACAAAATATGGATCGTAGTTGGCCACGTCGCGCATCATCCTGTCAAATACCTAAGGTTGCATTATGTATCGCCTACGAAATATATTTGGTTCGTACCTACATGGATCCGTGAAGTATAGTGTCACATCCCGACCCTTATATTTTTACCTTATTTACTAGCGTGATTATAATAAGAATTTTACCGTCTCGATCATTGAGTAAATAGTTTAATTGGTCCCTAGAGGGGTTTCGAGGACGATTATGTGCGGAGGATTATTCGTATGAGGAAAATACGACGACGGTAAAAATGGTAAATTTTAGCTAGTAAAAGGTAATTTTTATTGGGGTATTATTTCGGGGTGTTGAATTTTGGAATTTTGGGTTAAAAGGAGTGTTGGGTCGGCTGGGCCGAGCCCAACCCGTTTCTTCTTCTTTTCTTTTTTCTCTTCTCCCTCTCTCCCGATTCTCTCTCCTCCCACCCGATTTTCTCCTCTCTCCACCCGGAAATTTCACCACCGCCGTCTGCCGCCGTCCGGCCACCCACCGGCCGCCGCACCAGCCCAGATCGGACCCCCGTCACCTCCTCTCCCTCCCCGGCCTAGTGTCCGAGCCGGTGGTGCCGCCGAAGAGGAGAAAAAGCCGCCGGAACCGCCGACTGTCCAAAGCTTCCCTTCGCCGGAACTTCCTCCTCCGGCCACCAATCCGGGCAAGCTTGGTACGGTTTTGTAGCCCTCCTCCCGTGCAACAACCCCTCCAAGCAGCTCCCTCCCTCTTGAGCTAGGTAAGGAGAAATGTGGAGTTGAAATTTCTAGGCTTTTAAGTTATTTTCGTTNNNNNNNNNNNNNNNNNNNNNNNNNNNNNNNNNNNNNNNNNNNNNNNNNNNNNNNNNNNNNNNNNNNNNNNNNNNNNNNNNNNNNNNNNNNNNNNNNNNNNNNNNNNNNNNNNNNNNNNNNNNNNNNNNNNNNNNNNNNNNNNNNNNNNNNNNNNNNNNNNNNNNNNNNNNNNNNNNNNNNNNNNNNNNNNNNNNNNNNNNNNNNNNNNNNNNNNNNNNNNNNNNNNNNNNNNNNNNNNNNNNNNNNNNNNNATCCGACCGCGGCGGATTCATTGGCATTTTATGCCTTTGATGCTATGTGTTATTGGGTATATGTGATTATTGTGTTAGTCTTGTTTATGGACTACTAAATTTCTTCTTCCTCAGGTACTATGCCTCCTAGGCGCCCACGGTAACCCCGTGTGGCTACTTCGACCAATGCCGATGAAGGCAATGAGGTCAGGGGACTGGTTGATGATATTGGGA of the Fragaria vesca subsp. vesca linkage group LG6, FraVesHawaii_1.0, whole genome shotgun sequence genome contains:
- the LOC101311890 gene encoding uncharacterized protein LOC101311890: MGKRKDSWRHDEKDILCQAWITITTDGAIRTNQSADIMWEHISAEYNAQKPANRIERLPDSYKARWKLMRARSIYYDKVGTDFVFDHCCRYLKNTIKFGETPFTDALNSRIPTPINLEEDEAHNNEAEPTTTRQTRPQGQKVQKLAKKRGKQQDADGLRIQMQKAQEQSEREYLQRQQQFEQVKQLEQRVSDDHIMMVDLSTLDTPRKRGYWERRQQKIINREERTSSIPMNPQDQAPTEDQPPTQGDNRNLANYVPVHETQWIN